The nucleotide window GGTGATGGCCCGGTTGGCGCGGATGAGCCGGTTGAACAGGGTGGACTTGCCCACGTTGGGGCGGCCCACCAGCGCGATCTTGGGCAGATGCGTGGTGACGGGCGCGGACGGGGCGGGGGGCTGGGCTATGGGCATGGCGTTCTCTGACTGTGGGATGACATGGGATGACAGGAGGGCGGCAGGGCCGCCAGTGGGGCACAGCGTAGCCCGGCGGGGCGCGTCGCGCAATGCGGCACACGGGGCCGGGCGGGTGCGTGCGGAAATTTTCGATGTGCCGGTGGTTGCAGCCGGGGCGCGGGCCTTGTGCGGCACCTGCGCCGCTGCCTGGCGGGCGTGTCCACGAGCGCTCGGCGAACTCCTGGCAAGGTCTCGGCGAGAGTTTGGCGAGAGTTCGAAATGACGGGCGCGTAACGGGAGTGTGCCCATTACCCCAAGCGCGCCATGATGGCAAGGCCCGGATATGGTAGATATGGTAGATATGGTAGATATGGTGTGGCGCTGTGTGACGCGGCGTTACACGTGGCCGGACCTGCAAGGCGGGAGGGATGCGGGATGATGCGGCGTGGGCTGCCCGCCGGAGGCATGCATCCCGGCGCCATGCGTTGCACCGCTGGCCGAGTGCGGCTACATTGGCCGCCAGGGTGTCGCGGCCCTGCCCGCCGGGTATTGTCCTGTCAGGCATGTCCTGTCCGGCCGGTCTTGTCGGCCGGATAGTGTCGGGCCGCCCGCCGCCTGTTCCCTCCGCTCCCCGTCCGCAAGCCCGCAGGAGGCATATCCGTGAAGCAGCTGCTATCCACCCGCGAGGTGGCCAAGGTGCTCGGCGTCAACGAAAAGATGGTCTACAGCCTGATCACCGAAAAGGGACTGCCCGCCACCAAGGTGACCGGCAAGTGGCTGTTCCCCGCGCATCTGGTGGAGCAGTGGCTGGAAAACAATACGGTCAACCATCCGGAACGCGCGGGCGGCACGGTGCAGCCGGGCGGCGGCGTACTGGTGGTGGCGGGCAGCAACGACCTGCTGCTGGACAAGGCGCTGGCCCTGTTCGCGGACCTGAACCCCGGCCACATCGCGGCCTTTGCCAACCTGGGTAGCCTGGGTGGCCTGCGGGCCATGCGCGAGGGGTTGTGCCACATGGCGGCCAGCCATCTGATGGAAGGCGGCCCCGGTCAGGTGCCGGAGCCTGCGGCGACCACCGGGCCCGGCGCGGCGTCTCCGGACGCGGCACGGGCCGGCAACGGGGGCAAAGCGGGCCGTGACTACAATTTCGGCCATGCCCGGCAAGAGCTGGACGAGGCCCCGGCGGTGGTCAACTTCTGCATCCGCGAGCAGGGCTATCTGGTGGCCCCCGGCAATCCCAATGCCGTGCGCGATGCGGGCGACATCGTGCGCAAGGGGCTGCGGGTGGTCAACAGGCCGCTGGGCACGGGCACGCGGCTGCTGTTCGACACAGAACTTTCCCGCGTGGGGGCGGACCCCCTGCGCATTCCCGGCTACGGCACCGAGGTGCGCCGCCATCTGGACGCGGGCATAGAGGTACTGGCGGGCCGGGCCGACGCGGCCCCCGGCATCCGCGCCGTGGCCGGGCTGTTGGGGCTTGGCTTTGTGCCGGTGCAGCGCGAACGGTTCGACCTGCTGGTGCCCCGCGCCCGCTACTTCGACCGGGGGGTGCAGCTGTTTCTGGGCATGCTGGTGGACGCGCGCTTCCGCGCCCTGGCCGACGGCTTCGAGGGGTATGACCTGTCCCGGGCCGGGCGGGTGGTGTTTCCCGGCGACGCGCCGTAGGGCGACGGCAGGCCAAACGCCGCCGCGCCGGACGGGTGGCCTTGCGACGCGTCATCCGCTGCCCGATTGCGGACCGGACGCGACATTGCAAACCGGGCGCGACATTCCGACCGGCGAGCCGACCAGACCGGCGCGAGTCTGTTTCGCAAAACGCCAAGGGGCACTCCGGCTGTTGCCGTTGTGCCCCTTGATTCCTGGATATGCGCGGGGATTATGCGTCGCGCTCCGCATCCGCCGTAGCGAAGGTTTCCGTAGCGTCGGTGTCGCGGTCAGCGGCCTTGGGGGCCTCGGCTTCCAGCCCTTGACCGCCGCGCGGACCGTGCGGACCGAACCCGTCGTGACGTCCCCGGCCGCCCTGTCCGTGATGCCCGCCTCGCCCCTGTCCGCCGTGACCCCCGTGACTGGCGCGATCATGCCCGTGGCATCCGCCGCGTTCTGCTTCCGCATCGGCGCGGCCTTCGGGGCCGTGCGCCGCGTGGCAGCAGCCCTGCCCATGCGGACCCTGTCCGTGGTGACCCTGTCCGTGAGGACCATGCCCATGCCGTCCGCCGCGCCCGTCTTCAGCCACGGCGTCCTCGCCCCCGCAGCAGCCATGGCGGCCCCGGCCCCGCTCGTGTCCATGCCCATGGCCATCCATGCGGCGGCAGGCCCCGTCTTCACCGTCCCTGGCTTCCAGCGAGGCGATGAGCTTGTCCAGCAACGCGGAAAGGTTTTCCTGCTCCTCTGCTGTCAGACCGGCCAGAGTTGTTTCCGCCGCGTCCTTGCGGGCCTGGCGTACCTCGTCCACCATGGCCCGACCCTTTTCGGTCAGGAACACGGAACTCATGCGCTGGTCTTCCTCGTGGCGGCGGCGTTCGATGCTGCCATCGCGCGAAAGCTTGTCCAGCAGTTCGCTAAGCGAAGGCGGCTGCACGCGCAGCAGGGCGGCAAGGTCGCGCGGGCTCAGCCCGTCCCGGTCGGCCAGCATGGCCAGAACCCGGCCCTGCCCGCGATGCGCGCCGCCGCGACCGCCATGCGGACCGTGCGGGCCATGGCCCCGGTGCAGCAGATTCATGCAATAGTGTAGCTGGTGAAACAGCTTTTCGGTGGTGGAAATGTTCATATGTGTCTCCTTGCTTGTTTTCGATTAGGTGCCTAACGAGATGGATATAGGTATCCACCGGGCACGGTCAAGGAGAATTTGTTAGGTGCCGAAATATTTTTTGCGCGGCGTATGAAAAAGATGAAGCCCCCGGCTGTCGCAGCCGAGGGCTTCATGTATTTTTTCAAGCTATTGCACGGGCAATGCTAGTAGCCCAGCAGACTTTCTCGCCCGGCCACCGAAGGCCGCATGTCGCGCTTGCCGGGCTTGGCCCCGCCCTCGAAGCGCACCAGGATCATGCCCGCGAACTTTTCGCCCCGGTACACTTCCACCCGGTAGATGTTGCCCGACTTGTCGATGGAAAAGCGGTTCTGGAAGTCCTTCTTGCGGATGGCCACGTCGCATTCGCTGTCGTCCCGCGCATCGGGCCGGGCCACCTGCGCGCCGATGGCGTTGACGCGAAAGCCGTCCACGGGGTGCACGGTGAAGGTGTCGCGCACGGTGATCATCCTGCCGAAGGGCACCACCAGCTTGCGGCCATCCACGTCCAGCGAGAGCGAGCCGGGGCCGTCGGTGTATTCGCGCCATTCGGGGGTGATGCGCGTCAGCGCCCGGTTGCCGTAGAACACCCGGTACCCGTCGTCCTCGCCCACCACGGCCAGGATGGGCTTGGTGGCGGTGAACGAAACCTTTTCGCCCTTCTTGAGCGGTATGTACCCCAGCGATGCGCGCACGTCGTCCAGCGGCAGGTACAGCCGCTGGTCGAAGAAGGCCACGGCCACGTCGCTTTCCAGCGCGGCCAGCACGCCGCGTGGGGTCATGGCGAAGTCGCGCTTGAAGCCCACGCCCATCTGGCGCAGGAACGATTCCAGCACCCGCAGGTGGTAGTAGGCGCGCTGCTCTGTGGAAAAGTCCTTGCTGGCCTCTATGCCGAAGGCGGGCTTGCCGTGGCGGATGGCGAAGAAGGTCAGGGTCTTCTCCATCTCGTGGTCGCCTTCTGCCGTGCGGGTGTTCTTCAGGTGGTATTCGTGCGCGGGGCTCAGCAGCCCCCCGTTGGCCTCGCGCACGGCCTTCTGGGCCATGGCGGCGAGATCGCCGTGGCGTGCGCCGGGCAGGGCGGCCTGGTCGATGATCACGCTCTGCCCCCAGCGCATGGGGTTGCGCATGGGGCCTTCGTTCTTGGGGCGGTAGAAGCCGCTGCCGTCATGCAGGTTCAGGATGATGTCCACCTGTTTGTCGAGGATGATGTCCTTGATGCGGCAGACGGTGTCGTATTCCGGGTCGTCCTTGCGCAGGGCGGCGAACTTGCGGTTCATGTCGCCGTTGGGCCCGCGCGAGCGCTTGATCATGCTGGGAAAGTTGAGGTTGGGCACCACCCACACCGAGCCATTGGTGATGGCGTAGTGGGTGACCAGCAGTGACGCGGCGGAAAAGCCGCCCGGCTCGTCCCCCTGTATGCCGCCCACCACCAGTACGGTGGGGCCGCTGCCCGTGCCCAGCTTGTACAGGTTGAAGTCCAGTTCGGTGTGGCGGGGCGGGGTCTTGGTCAGGTCGGCGGCGGCGGTGACGACGGCGGGCGCGGGGCTGGCCGAAGCCACTATCTGCGTGGTGGCGGGCCGCTTGGCCTGGGCGGGCGACGCCGCCAGCGCGGGCGCGGCGTGCAGGCAGAGCAGCGCGGCAAGACAGTACAGCCAAGGGCGGACGCCGTGGCGGAATGCGGCCGGGCGTTGTGCGGTGCGGTGCGTCATCATGCGGTGGCGACCTTGATGTGCCAGGGTTCGAAGCGGACCCCCAGCATGTTGTCCTGCGGGTAGCGCAGGGTGATGTAACCCAGTTCCTCCAGCCGCCGGAAAACCGGGGTGGCCGTGAAGGCAGAGGTGAAGTTGCGCGCGCCGTAGCCGCGCTGCCCCACGTCGAAGTCGCCTATGCCGTGGAACGAATACCCCGGCGGGGCCAGCGAGCGCGAGGCCAGCGACAGGTTGCCGCCGTTGGTGGAGGCCTTGGTGAGGAACAGGTGGAACTGCTTCATGATGCCGCGCACGCCGGAGGTGAGCACCACGTCCTCGCCCAGCAGGCGGCGGATGGTTTCCCACGTGGCGCGTGGTTCGCCCTGGTAGACGTAGTTGCCCATGCCCGGCACCTTGTACACCTCGCGCGAGGGGATGGTGGCGGTCAGCGAGTTCAGCGGCTTCATGCCCATGAACCCGTAGGCGGATGCGTCCGCATGGAACAGTTCGTCGATGAGGGCCAGTTCCTGCGGGCTGAAGGAGCCGACAGCCGGGTAGCGCCGGGCCACCCGCACCGCCTCGTCAAAGCCGAGCAGGTAGAAGAAACCATGCCCCACGGTGCGCTCAAGGCGGCCCAGCCTGTCGGTGGCGGCGTGCAACACGGGGATGCGCTGGGGCGGCAGGGTGATGTCGCTGGGGTGGGGGCTGTCGAACCGGCGCATCTTGAACAGGTAGTCGCGCACGGCGTCGTCGATGCCGGGGGGGGCGTCCAGATCGTTGGGGTGGTCCGTCTGCTGGGCGACCAGGTCGTCGTCCAGCGGCGGGGGGGGATTTTTGGGGCCTGATGCGGATTGCCCGGACGGGGTAGGGGAAGACCCGGCGCCCGATGCGCCCGATGCACCTGACGGGGACGGGACAGACCCCAGCGGCCCGCTGCCGCGCCGCAGGGCGGGGCGCACTGCTGGCCCGGCAAGGGCGGTGCCCATGGCGGCCAGGTGCAGCGCGCAGGCGCACGCGGCGATGAGAAACCGTCGTCTGTTCATGTGCCCGTTGCGTGCCCCCGAAAGTGTGGTCCCAAATGCCCAGCGGGCGTTGCTCTGTCCCGGTGTTGTCGCCGGATGCGCGTTGTGCGGCCTGATTGCGCACCAGTGCGACTCCGGTTGCAGGCAGGCGTGGTGCAGATGCGGCACTGGATGCGCTTGGACGCGCTTGGACGCGCTTGGCGTGTGCTGCGGTCCGGCCCGGCGCTGCTAGGTGCTGCCCGGTGCTGTCGACCCTGCTCTGTCCACCCGGACGGGCCGCAGGCCGCTTCGGCAGTGCCGGACAAGGCGCGGGTAAAGTCCGGACGGAGCCGCGCCCTGCCGCCATGCGCCGGGGGAACCCTATCCGAAATCCCGGCGGAACTCAAAGGGCGCGGAAGGCCCGGCCTGAATGGGAGTGGGGAGTGCGTATAGGGCTGCCGTCCATCACGAGGGTATCGGCATTGCTCTGGAAGTACTTAAGAATGGAGCCTGCGTGCGCTTGACTGGTTATTGGCGATGTCAGATGTAAATGGGGATCGATATGTTGATTTACCATGGGGAAGCCATATGGCAATTGCGGGGCTGTCTGAATCGGAAAGGCTTGAGATTGTGGCATCTACCATGAAAAAAATGGAGATGCTCGGCCATCGGTTGCGTGAGTTGATCGCAACACAACCACCTTGTGATTTGCTGGGATATGTTTACGGAACGTCCTTGATGCAGGGAGTGACAGGCGCCACAAAAGAGGCAGAATGTTCGGAAAACGCGGAAGCCATATGTCGTATCACCGAAGATACACAGTTCCTGCTTGAGTATGTCCACGCAGTTCTTGCTTCGATTCCTGATCGAGGCATTGGCTTATTTGATGAGGCGGTCTGCGCCAAAATTTTCGAGTGCGCCAGGGAGTTGAGAATGACCGCCATGGTGCACGCCATGAGGAGTTCTGGCGGAACGGAAGGTGGCTTTTTTGGGCCGAATACAGCGGACATCGAAGCTCAAGCAAAAATGGTATGGGTCACGCTGCGCGGTAACCGCTACATGGTATTGGAGGGCGAGTTCTACACCTTCGTTCTTGCCCCGCACGACGTACTCCTCCGCGAAACTTACGGGGTAGGTGCAGATGAGATCGCTGCGGGATTTCAGAACATGGCCAACTCCATTCGGACCGGACACTCTGCTGCATTCGAACAAATCGAGGAACAGTTAGACGCCGCACAGGCCTTCGCTGATGCGCGAGGCCAGTCGCTTGAAAAAGCGACCGCAAATTGGGCGGCAGAGCACGCAGGCGATAGAGAGATGGCTGTGCGGGCCTTCGATGACATGATGCACGGTGGGATATGCAATGTCAGCCGTCACACGATGCTCCCGGCTACGCTTTTGGCGGATTTGGCCTACGACCGAGGCGAGGATGTAGAATTCTACGCGGATGGGCCATATTCCGGAACGCCTTTCCGGACGCTGCCAGCCCGCAAGAAGCCGCTGGTGAAGCTCGGCGACGAGTATTACGCCACTGATTCCTGCTTCATCAGAGATGCTGGATATCGCGCGCTGCTCCACAACCTGTTGCGGCGGAGGCCAGATTACAGAAAAGAATTTGAAGCGCGCCAGAAATCCATGACTGAGATGGCCGTCATTGAAATTCTTTCCGCCCAACTGAAGGGTGCCGTTGTCCATCGGGAAGTCTACTACCGGGACACGACAACCAGGCAGTGGGCTGAGAGTGACACGCTGATCCTCATCGACGATATGCTGATGTTGGTGGAAGCGAAGTCCGGCGCAGCGGCGACCATTGCATCGCCAGCCTTGGATTTTGCACGTCACACGCAGGCAGTGCAGGAACTCGTGATCAAGGCGTATAGACAATGCCGTCGCTTCTTTGAATATCTGCAATCGGCAAACGAGGTGCCCATCTTCAAGTTGGAGAATGGCAAGCACGTCGAATGTGGCCGCCTGCGGCGAACCGATTATCGGGTAATGCTCCCAATCGGCCTGACGGTGGAATCGTTTTCGCCATTTTCCACCATGTGCAAAGAATTTCAGGATATTGCTCCCATCCTTGGAAAGCATCCCTTTCTCTCACTTTCAATCGATGAGTTGCTTGTCCTGACGCGGTTCCTTCCGACAATGGGGGGGCTCGCGCATTATTTGGAGGTCCGTCAGGCCGTCGCTGGCATGAAAGGCGTCTTCCTCTTCGACGAGTTCGATCACCTTGGTGCTTACATTGAAAGAAACCGGTTTGACTGGGTTCTTGCGAAGCAACTCGCCGAAGGCAATTTCAGCATGTTGACGTGGGATGGCATGAGCGGTGTCGTGGATCGTCATTTTGAGGGTGTAGATTGGGAGGATCGGCAAGTACCCATGCAGGACTTTCCCCCCGAGTTGCGTGGATTGCTGGACGCGTTGGATCGGACACGGGCACCGGGGTGGCTCTCTGCCGAGAGTCACATCCGAAACTTCCGGGATGAAGTAAGGAATAATCTTGCTGGCGTGCTGGCAAAATTACGCGCCTCCCTTGCCGTGCATCCGTCTCGGAACTTTTCGCTTATGGGGGAAACGCCCCTGTTTGTTTGGCTCCAGCGCGCAAACACGCCGCATGACCCTCTTGTCGTGAAGGACAAGGCCAGCGCATCCGCATTGGCGGCGGAAGCTGGGAATATGACAGCGCTCTTCGTTGTCGCCGAACCCAATGGCCGCTATGTCGCTGCCAAGCAGTTCGATGTCGACATTCCGACGAAACGAACGGCATTGAATACCCATCTTTTCGAAGAGGCCGATCGTATGCAACGCCGCAAGGTTGGCATAGAGCAAAAGTCAACGCCGACCCGACGGCTGGGGCGCAACGAACCATGCTGGTGTGGCAGCAAGCTGAAGTTCAAAAAATGCCACGGTCGTTAATCTGCGGGCATGCTTCTTTTGATCTTTTCGTGGAATTGCCCGTGTCTCCGTCCTGTGTCGTTGTCTGTCCGTCATTTTGTGTCCAGCGTTGCCTGCGGAATTCGTATTGTTCATTTGCGCCATAATGCCGGAGTGTCCGCCCGCCCCTCCGCTCCGCCCCGCCGCGTCTTGACCTTGCCGGGTGGCTTGATTAGCGTGGCACGTCTTCACACCACGCGGTGCGCCGGGGGCCCGGCGCGCGATATCCGTCACCACCCAGGCGCGGCCGTGCCGCCATAGCTGGCCGCCATGCGCCCGCCAGCGCGGCCCGCCAACGTGCCCCGAAACACGCGGGGCGTACATCCGAGAGGTAGGAAACATGGTCCAGAAAGCGGAAACCATCTGGTTCGACGGCAAGCAGGTGCCCTGGGACGAAGCCAACGTGCACGTGCTGACCCACACCCTGCACTACGGCGTGGGCGTGTTCGAAGGCATTCGCGCGTACAAGTGCGCCGACGGCGGGTCCGCCGTGTTCCGCCTGCGCGAGCACATGCAGCGCCTGCT belongs to Nitratidesulfovibrio sp. and includes:
- a CDS encoding SEC-C domain-containing protein — translated: MAIAGLSESERLEIVASTMKKMEMLGHRLRELIATQPPCDLLGYVYGTSLMQGVTGATKEAECSENAEAICRITEDTQFLLEYVHAVLASIPDRGIGLFDEAVCAKIFECARELRMTAMVHAMRSSGGTEGGFFGPNTADIEAQAKMVWVTLRGNRYMVLEGEFYTFVLAPHDVLLRETYGVGADEIAAGFQNMANSIRTGHSAAFEQIEEQLDAAQAFADARGQSLEKATANWAAEHAGDREMAVRAFDDMMHGGICNVSRHTMLPATLLADLAYDRGEDVEFYADGPYSGTPFRTLPARKKPLVKLGDEYYATDSCFIRDAGYRALLHNLLRRRPDYRKEFEARQKSMTEMAVIEILSAQLKGAVVHREVYYRDTTTRQWAESDTLILIDDMLMLVEAKSGAAATIASPALDFARHTQAVQELVIKAYRQCRRFFEYLQSANEVPIFKLENGKHVECGRLRRTDYRVMLPIGLTVESFSPFSTMCKEFQDIAPILGKHPFLSLSIDELLVLTRFLPTMGGLAHYLEVRQAVAGMKGVFLFDEFDHLGAYIERNRFDWVLAKQLAEGNFSMLTWDGMSGVVDRHFEGVDWEDRQVPMQDFPPELRGLLDALDRTRAPGWLSAESHIRNFRDEVRNNLAGVLAKLRASLAVHPSRNFSLMGETPLFVWLQRANTPHDPLVVKDKASASALAAEAGNMTALFVVAEPNGRYVAAKQFDVDIPTKRTALNTHLFEEADRMQRRKVGIEQKSTPTRRLGRNEPCWCGSKLKFKKCHGR
- a CDS encoding M15 family metallopeptidase, translating into MNRRRFLIAACACALHLAAMGTALAGPAVRPALRRGSGPLGSVPSPSGASGASGAGSSPTPSGQSASGPKNPPPPLDDDLVAQQTDHPNDLDAPPGIDDAVRDYLFKMRRFDSPHPSDITLPPQRIPVLHAATDRLGRLERTVGHGFFYLLGFDEAVRVARRYPAVGSFSPQELALIDELFHADASAYGFMGMKPLNSLTATIPSREVYKVPGMGNYVYQGEPRATWETIRRLLGEDVVLTSGVRGIMKQFHLFLTKASTNGGNLSLASRSLAPPGYSFHGIGDFDVGQRGYGARNFTSAFTATPVFRRLEELGYITLRYPQDNMLGVRFEPWHIKVATA
- a CDS encoding helix-turn-helix transcriptional regulator: MKQLLSTREVAKVLGVNEKMVYSLITEKGLPATKVTGKWLFPAHLVEQWLENNTVNHPERAGGTVQPGGGVLVVAGSNDLLLDKALALFADLNPGHIAAFANLGSLGGLRAMREGLCHMAASHLMEGGPGQVPEPAATTGPGAASPDAARAGNGGKAGRDYNFGHARQELDEAPAVVNFCIREQGYLVAPGNPNAVRDAGDIVRKGLRVVNRPLGTGTRLLFDTELSRVGADPLRIPGYGTEVRRHLDAGIEVLAGRADAAPGIRAVAGLLGLGFVPVQRERFDLLVPRARYFDRGVQLFLGMLVDARFRALADGFEGYDLSRAGRVVFPGDAP
- a CDS encoding MarR family transcriptional regulator, which encodes MNISTTEKLFHQLHYCMNLLHRGHGPHGPHGGRGGAHRGQGRVLAMLADRDGLSPRDLAALLRVQPPSLSELLDKLSRDGSIERRRHEEDQRMSSVFLTEKGRAMVDEVRQARKDAAETTLAGLTAEEQENLSALLDKLIASLEARDGEDGACRRMDGHGHGHERGRGRHGCCGGEDAVAEDGRGGRHGHGPHGQGHHGQGPHGQGCCHAAHGPEGRADAEAERGGCHGHDRASHGGHGGQGRGGHHGQGGRGRHDGFGPHGPRGGQGLEAEAPKAADRDTDATETFATADAERDA
- a CDS encoding M99 family carboxypeptidase catalytic domain-containing protein, whose translation is MMTHRTAQRPAAFRHGVRPWLYCLAALLCLHAAPALAASPAQAKRPATTQIVASASPAPAVVTAAADLTKTPPRHTELDFNLYKLGTGSGPTVLVVGGIQGDEPGGFSAASLLVTHYAITNGSVWVVPNLNFPSMIKRSRGPNGDMNRKFAALRKDDPEYDTVCRIKDIILDKQVDIILNLHDGSGFYRPKNEGPMRNPMRWGQSVIIDQAALPGARHGDLAAMAQKAVREANGGLLSPAHEYHLKNTRTAEGDHEMEKTLTFFAIRHGKPAFGIEASKDFSTEQRAYYHLRVLESFLRQMGVGFKRDFAMTPRGVLAALESDVAVAFFDQRLYLPLDDVRASLGYIPLKKGEKVSFTATKPILAVVGEDDGYRVFYGNRALTRITPEWREYTDGPGSLSLDVDGRKLVVPFGRMITVRDTFTVHPVDGFRVNAIGAQVARPDARDDSECDVAIRKKDFQNRFSIDKSGNIYRVEVYRGEKFAGMILVRFEGGAKPGKRDMRPSVAGRESLLGY